A single Mustela lutreola isolate mMusLut2 chromosome X, mMusLut2.pri, whole genome shotgun sequence DNA region contains:
- the LOC131821630 gene encoding melanoma-associated antigen B17-like, whose amino-acid sequence MPRRQKNKARVREKRHQGRGEAQGVGGAPAAVVAAAEEEPPRAPPGSPEEAGPSSPSEGGPAPGSPGAGSPGLPGSQGAENPAAAAAAAAVPAAPLAIRKTPLIRKASMLVQFLLEKHSSGEPLMRAALLKIIGRKYREHFPEIFRLTSQRMELVFGLEVREADDRGQSYTLVSKLAQPGEGTLGGGSKGLPKSGLLMALLGVIFMKGNRASEEEVWEFLNVLGVQEGKRHLVFGEPRKLITRDLVRQGYLEYRPVPSSDPLRHEFLWGPKARAETSKMQVLQVLAKINDTVPSSYPQLYEEALLDEEERVGARPQARGAATKGARSRRRV is encoded by the coding sequence ATGCCTCGGCGCCAGAAAAACAAGGCCCGTGTCCGGGAGAAACGCCACCAGGGCCGCGGTGAGGCTCAGGGTGTCGGGGGTGCTCCTGCTGCTGTAGTGGCAGCAGCAGAGGAGGAGCCCCCCCGCGCTCCCCCGGGCTCCCCAGAGGAGGCGGGTCCATCTTCACCATCCGAAGGTGGACCCGCCCCTGGGTCTCCTGGCGCAGGGTCCCCAGGCCTGCCAGGCAGCCAGGGCGCCGAGAACCCGGCCGCGGCCGCGGCCGCGGCTGCGGTCCCGGCCGCCCCTCTGGCCATTCGCAAAACACCCCTGATCCGCAAGGCTAGCATGCTGGTGCAGTTCCTGCTGGAGAAGCACAGCTCCGGGGAGCCCCTGATGCGCGCGGCGCTGCTGAAGATCATCGGCAGGAAATACCGCGAGCACTTCCCCGAGATCTTCAGGCTCACCTCCCAGCGCATGGAGCTGGTCTTCGGCCTGGAGGTCCGGGAGGCCGACGACCGCGGCCAGTCCTACACGCTGGTCAGCAAGCTGGCCCAACCGGGCGAGGGCACCCTGGGCGGCGGCAGCAAGGGGCTGCCCAAGTCCGGCCTCCTGATGGCGCTCCTGGGCGTGATCTTCATGAAGGGCAACCGCGCCAGCGAGGAGGAGGTCTGGGAGTTCCTCAACGTGCTGGGCGTGCAGGAGGGCAAGAGGCACCTGGTCTTCGGTGAGCCGCGCAAGCTCATCACCCGAGACCTGGTGCGCCAGGGCTACCTGGAGTACCGCCCCGTGCCCTCCAGCGACCCTCTGCGCCACGAGTTCCTGTGGGGCCCGAAGGCCCGCGCGGAGACCAGCAAGATGCAGGTGCTGCAGGTCCTGGCCAAGATCAACGACACGGTGCCCAGCTCTTACCCCCAGCTGTACGAGGAGGCTCTGCTAGACGAGGAGGAGCGCGTGGGGGCCAGACCCCAGGCCAGGGGGGCTGCCACGAAGGGGGCCCGTAGCAGGCGCCGCGTCTAG
- the LOC131821632 gene encoding melanoma-associated antigen B17-like: protein MPRGQKSKVRAREKRHQGRGEAQGVGDAPDAVAAAAEEEPPPAPPCSPEEAGPSSPPQGGSAPGFPGPGSPGLPGDQGAENLAATAAPAAPLAAPRAAPQAAPRVALRAIRKNPLIRKVGMLVQFLLEKHSSGEPITRAALLKIVGRKYGEHFPEIFRLTSQRMELVFGLEVREVDARGQSYTLVSKLALPGEGTLGGGGKGLPKTGLLMALLGVIFMKGNRASEEEVWEFLNVLGVQEGKRHLVFGEPRKFITEDLVRQGYLEYRPVPASDPLRHEFLWGPRARVETSKMQVLQALAKINDTLPSCFPQLYEEALLEEEERVVGRSRRRF, encoded by the coding sequence ATGCCTCGGGGCCAGAAGAGCAAGGTCCGTGCCCGGGAGAAACGCCATCAGGGCCGCGGTGAGGCTCAGGGTGTCGGGGATGCTCCTGATgctgtagcagcagcagcagaggaggAGCCCCCCCCTGCTCCCCCGTGCTCCCCGGAAGAGGCGGGTCCATCTTCACCACCACAGGGTGGCTCAGCCCCTGGATTTCCtggcccagggtccccaggcctGCCAGGTGACCAGGGTGCAGAGAACCTGGCCGCAACTGCGGCCCCAGCCGCCCCCCTGGCCGCTCCCCGGGCCGCTCCCCAGGCCGCTCCCCGGGTTGCCCTCCGGGCCATCCGCAAAAACCCTCTGATCCGCAAGGTCGGGATGTTGGTGCAGTTCCTGCTGGAGAAGCACAGCTCTGGAGAGCCCATCACACGGGCGGCGCTGCTGAAGATCGTTGGCAGGAAGTACGGCGAGCACTTCCCCGAGATCTTCAGGCTCACCTCCCAGCGCATGGAGCTGGTCTTCGGCCTGGAGGTCCGGGAGGTCGATGCCCGCGGCCAGTCCTACACGCTGGTCAGCAAGCTGGCCCTCCCAGGCGAGGGCACCCTGGGCGGCGGCGGCAAGGGTCTGCCCAAGACCGGCCTCCTGATGGCGCTCCTGGGCGTGATCTTCATGAAGGGCAACCGCGCCAGTGAAGAGGAGGTCTGGGAGTTCCTCAATGTGCTGGGCGTGCAGGAGGGCAAGAGGCACCTGGTCTTCGGTGAGCCGCGCAAGTTCATCACTGAAGACCTGGTGCGCCAGGGCTACCTGGAGTACCGCCCGGTACCCGCCAGCGACCCTCTGCGCCACGAGTTCCTGTGGGGCCCACGGGCCCGCGTGGAGACCAGCAAGATGCAGGTGCTGCAGGCCCTGGCCAAGATCAACGACACCTTGCCCAGCTGCTTCCCTCAGCTATATGAGGAGGCTCTGCTAGAGGAGGAGGAGCGCGTGGTGGGCCGTAGCAGGCGCCGGTTCTAG